A DNA window from Arachis duranensis cultivar V14167 chromosome 3, aradu.V14167.gnm2.J7QH, whole genome shotgun sequence contains the following coding sequences:
- the LOC107476958 gene encoding 60S ribosomal protein L12 — protein sequence MPPKFDPSQVVDVYVRVTGGEVGAASSLAPKIGPLGLSPKKIGEDIAKETAKDWKGLRVTVKLTVQNRQAKVSVVPSAAALVIKALKEPERDRKKTKNIKHNGNISLDDVIEIARVMRPRSMAKELSGTVKEILGTCVSVGCTVDGKDPKDLQEEITDGDVEVPQD from the coding sequence ATGCCGCCAAAGTTCGATCCATCTCAAGTCGTCGACGTCTACGTCCGCGTCACCGGGGGAGAAGTCGGCGCCGCCAGTTCCCTCGCCCCTAAGATCGGTCCCCTCGGTCTCTCTCCAAAGAAGATCGGAGAAGACATCGCTAAAGAAACCGCCAAGGATTGGAAGGGTCTCCGAGTGACCGTGAAGCTAACGGTTCAGAACCGTCAGGCGAAGGTGTCCGTCGTGCCGTCCGCCGCCGCGCTAGTCATCAAGGCACTCAAGGAGCCGGAGCGTGACCGGAAGAAGACGAAGAACATCAAGCATAACGGGAACATCTCGCTTGATGACGTCATCGAGATTGCTAGGGTTATGAGGCCGAGGTCGATGGCCAAGGAGCTCAGCGGCACTGTGAAGGAGATCTTGGGAACTTGCGTCTCCGTCGGGTGCACGGTGGACGGTAAGGACCCTAAGGATTTGCAGGAGGAGATTACTGATGGTGATGTCGAAGTGCCTCAGGATTGA
- the LOC107477101 gene encoding LOW QUALITY PROTEIN: vacuolar fusion protein MON1 homolog (The sequence of the model RefSeq protein was modified relative to this genomic sequence to represent the inferred CDS: inserted 1 base in 1 codon), which yields MDYSISSASDHDAHTPPHQDSSNPETSANGGTITVQLFVEEGEVEPGEVRVTIEPGSDAAAASSSGRRTGLEVEPEAPSSPSSSGYVGERGSSSSSSDTSGSPIIPIAREIEEEMSREVDDITLHGFSDAQTTWIPGKRHVDEDDASISWRKRKKHFFVLSHSGKPIYSRYGDEYKLAGFSATLQAIISFVESRGDSVKWVRAGXNIMFHLIVNYTKRRNPPLIQILIVVFLVKGPIYLVSISCTEEPYESLRGQLELIYGQILVILTKSVNRCFAKNPKFDMTPLLGGTDIVFSSLIHSFSWNPATFLHAYTCLPLAYATRQAAGAILQDIADSGVLFAILMCRHKVISLVGAQKASLHPDDMLLLANFVMSSESFRTSESFSPVCLPRYNPSAFLYAYIHYFDADTYLVLLTTSSDAFYHLKDCRVRVELVLLKSNVLSEVQRSLLDGGMHVGDLPPIAQSGSSQLGPHRLPSDSPERFLEPNSAIDCPAGLWHFIYFSIYLDQYVSSEFPPSIKTPQQQKRXLNVYQKLFASMHDNGIGLHKTQFRRDENYVLLCWVTQDFELYAAFDPLADKASAIKTCNRVVQWIKDVENEIFLLGASPFSW from the exons ATGGACTACTCAATCTCTTCCGCCTCCGACCACGACGCCCATACTCCGCCGCATCAGGATTCTTCCAATCCTGAAACCTCCGCAAACGGCGGAACCATTACTGTTCAGCTGTTCGTGGAGGAAGGTGAGGTTGAACCGGGAGAGGTCCGAGTCACTATCGAACCCGGTTCAGACGCTGCTGCTGCGTCTTCCTCGGGGAGGAGGACCGGTTTGGAGGTCGAACCGGAAGCTCCATCGAGCCCTAGCAGCAGCGGTTACGTCGGCGAGAGAggaagcagcagcagcagcagcgaCACCAGCGGTTCGCCAATTATACCGATCGCGCGCGAAATTGAAGAGGAGATGAGTAGGGAAGTTGATGATATCACACTCCATGGATTCTCCGACGCCCAAACGACGTGGATTCCTGGAAAACGACATGTCGATGAG GATGATGCTTCCATTTCttggagaaaaaggaagaagcatTTCTTTGTTCTCAGTCATTCTGGCAAGCCAATATACTCTAG GTATGGAGATGAGTATAAGCTTGCAGGATTTTCAGCGACTTTGCAGGCAATCATTTCCTTTGTGGAGAGCAG gGGTGATTCTGTGAAATGGGTGAGGGCTGGAAANAATATTATGTTCCATTTGATCGTTAATTACACGAAACGTCGAAACCCGCCACTTATTCAAATCCTTATA GTTGTTTTTCTTGTGAAAGGGCCAATTTATTTGGTCAGCATCAGCTGTACAGAAGAACCTTATGAGTCATTAAGGGGGCAGTTGGAGCTAATTTATGGTCAG ATACTTGTTATACTAACAAAATCAGTAAACAGATGTTTCGCGAAGAACCCAAAGTTTGATATGACACCCTTGCTCGGTGGAACAGACATTGTCTTTTCCTCTCTAATCCATTCCTTCAGTTG GAATCCTGCTACATTTCTTCATGCCTATACTTGTCTTCCTCTAGCATATGCAACAAGGCAAGCTGCAGGTGCTATCTTGCAAGACATTGCCGATTCAGGTGTTTTGTTTGCAATTCTGATGTGCCGGCACAAG GTAATCAGTCTTGTTGGTGCTCAGAAAGCTTCCCTTCATCCAGATGATATGCTGCTGCTAGCCAACTTTGTTATGTCATCAGAATCCTTTAG GACATCAGAGTCATTTTCTCCAGTTTGCCTTCCAAGATATAATCCTTCAGCATTTTTGTATGcttatatccattattttgaT GCTGACACATACTTGGTGCTGCTAACCACTAGTTCAGATGCATTTTATCATCTTAAAGATTGCAG GGTTCGTGTTGAATTGGTCCTTTTGAAGTCAAATGTTCTTAGTGAAGTTCAGAGATCTTTGCTGGATGGGGGAATGCATGTTGGGGATCTTCCACCCATAGCTCAGTCTGGTTCATCTCAATTGGGCCCGCACAGGCTTCCATCTGATTCTcctgaaagattcctggaaccTAATTCCGCCATTGACTGTCCTGCAGGGTTGTGGCATTTTATATACTTCAGTATATATCTGGATCAATATGTCTCTTCAGAGTTTCCACCATCCATTAAAACACCTCAGCAGCAAAAAA TGTTAAATGTTTACCAGAAACTTTTTGCATCGATGCATGATAATGGTATTGGACTGCACAAAACTCAATTTCGGAGAGATGAAAACTACG ttctTCTCTGTTGGGTGACACAAGATTTTGAGCTGTATGCTGCCTTTGATCCCCTTGCGGACAAG GCATCGGCAATAAAGACATGCAACCGTGTTGTTCAATGGATAAAAGATGtggaaaatgaaatttttttgctAGGAGCGAGCCCCTTTTCATGGTGA
- the LOC107476957 gene encoding aquaporin PIP2-7: MAKDVEVEEQRGGGGGEYSAKDYHEPPPAPLIDAEELTKWSFYRALIAEFIATLLFLYITVLTIIGYSNQSDTTIKGNTQCDGVGILGIAWAFGGMIFILVYCTAGISGGHINPAVTFGLFLGRKVSLIRALLYIVAQCAGAICGTGLAKGFQKAYFDRYGGGANYVHPGYNKGTALGAEIIGTFVLVYTVFSATDPKRNARDSHVPVLAPLPIGFAVFMVHLATIPVTGTGINPARSFGAAVIYNKDKIWDDHWIFWVGPILGAAAAAIYHEHIIKASAIKALGSFRSNH, from the exons atggcTAAAGATGTTGAAGTTGAAGAgcagagaggaggaggaggaggagaataCTCAGCAAAAGACTACCATGAACCACCACCAGCACCATTGATTGATGCAGAGGAGCTTACAAAGTGGTCCTTCTATAGAGCACTCATAGCTGAGTTTATAGCAacacttttattcctttacaTCACTGTGTTGACCATTATTGGTTATAGTAACCAAAGTGATACCACAATCAAGGGTAACACACAGTGTGATGGTGTTGGAATCTTGGGTATTGCTTGGGCTTTTGGTGGCATGATCTTCATCCTTGTTTACTGCACTGCCGGCATTTCCG GAGGACACATCAACCCTGCAGTTACATTTGGGTTGTTCCTTGGCCGGAAGGTGTCGCTGATAAGGGCACTGTTGTACATAGTAGCACAGTGTGCCGGCGCCATCTGCGGCACCGGATTGGCCAAGGGATTCCAGAAAGCTTACTTTGATAGGTATGGAGGTGGTGCCAACTACGTTCATCCTGGTTACAACAAAGGAACTGCTTTGGGTGCTGAGATTATTGGCACCTTCGTTCTTGTCTACACTGTCTTCTCTGCCACTGACCCTAAGAGAAACGCCAGAGACTCCCATGTTCCT gtgtTGGCACCACTGCCAATTGGATTTGCGGTGTTCATGGTTCACTTGGCCACAATTCCGGTGACCGGCACCGGCATCAACCCGGCAAGAAGCTTCGGAGCTGCCGTGATTTACAACAAAGACAAAATCTGGGATGACCAt TGGATATTCTGGGTTGGACCAATTCTTGGAGCTGCAGCGGCTGCAATCTACCATGAACACATTATTAAAGCATCTGCCATAAAAGCCCTTGGATCCTTCAGGAGCAACCACTAA
- the LOC107476959 gene encoding basic transcription factor 3, with product MNREKLMKMAGSVRTGGKGTMRRKKKAVHKTTTTDDKRLQSTLKRIGVNAIPAIEEVNIFKDDVVIQFLNPKVQASIAANTWVVSGAPQTKKLQDILPNIIHQLGPDNLENLKKLAEQFQKQAPEAGAASAAAQEENDDDVPELVPGETFESAAEEAKA from the exons ATGAATCGGGAAAAATTGATGAAGATGGCCGGTTCAGTTAGAACCGGTGGAAAGGGCACAATGAGGAG AAAGAAGAAGGCTGTCCACAAGACAACCACCACAGACGACAAAAGGCTTCAGAGCACCCTCAAAAGAATAGGCGTTAACGCCATCCCCGCCATCGAGGAAGTTAACATCTTCAAGGATGATGTTGTTATCCAGTTTCTAAACCCCAAAG TTCAAGCATCCATTGCTGCTAATACTTGGGTTGTTAGTGGTGCCCCACAAACAAAGA AGTTGCAGGATATTCTCCCCAACATTATCCACCAATTAG GACCAGATAACTTGGAAAACCTAAAGAAGCTAGCGGAACAGTTTCAGAAGCAGGCTCCTGAGGCAGGTGCTGCTTCAGCCGCGGCACAAGAGGAGAATGATGACGACGTCCCAGAGCTTGTTCCCGGGGAGACTTTTGAGTCAGCTGCTGAGGAGGCCAAGGCTTAG